One genomic window of Myxocyprinus asiaticus isolate MX2 ecotype Aquarium Trade chromosome 5, UBuf_Myxa_2, whole genome shotgun sequence includes the following:
- the LOC127440470 gene encoding uncharacterized protein LOC127440470 isoform X1, which yields MGKAEFFYCLDCSVPGSFNSLKGKFTTAPVLAYADFFLPFILEVDASHRGLRAVLSQEQGGKVRPIAYASRRLRPTECNTSAYSSMRLEFLALKWAMADKFWEYLLGHKCTVFMDNNPLSPLASAKLGAIEQCWAAQLSAFDFEVRYRSGKSNGNADALFRQLPLSSEEVTGLLPIAVIPGAERQEVEAELALLATQAVMTILPSHSPADMRCLQESDLLIGEVLPFWQRRVFPSHQERRSLSKDMVTLLRQWDCFVEKEGVLYRGIFRPDGREELLQLILPSRLKCEVLTGLHQEHGHQGIERITELVRQRCYWPSMFRDVAHWCQECERCQPAKDARPVASSFMGHLLASRPNEILAIDFTVLEPSSSGLEHVLVMTDVFCTSMMHHWGRASWSISAIMA from the coding sequence ATGGGCAAAGCAGAGTTTTTCTACTGCTTGGACTGTTCAGTGCCAGGAAGCTTTAATTCCCTGAAAGGTAAGTTCACCACAGCCCCGGTTCTGGCATATGCAGATTTCTTCTTGCCTTTCATCTTGGAGGTGGATGCAAGTCATAGGGGGTTGAGAGCTGTTCTCTCCCAAGAGCAGGGAGGTAAGGTGAGGCCGATTGCTTACGCGAGTCGCAGGCTTAGGCCCACTGAGTGCAATACATCAGCGTATAGCTCAATGAGATTGGAGTTTCTGGCACTCAAGTGGGCCATGGCTGACAAGTTTTGGGAGTATTTACTGGGGCATAAGTGTACTGTGTTTATGGATAACAATCCTCTTAGTCCTTTGGCATCAGCTAAGTTGGGGGCTATTGAACAGTGTTGGGCTGCCCAGCTCTCCGCGTTTGATTTTGAGGTTCGTTATCGATCTGGGAAGAGTAATGGTAACGCAGATGCTCTTTTCCGGCAGCTCCCACTGAGTAGTGAAGAGGTAACTGGGCTGCTTCCAATTGCGGTGATTCCTGGGGCCGAAAGGCAAGAAGTAGAGGCTGAATTGGCCCTTTTGGCCACCCAAGCTGTTATGACTATTCTGCCCAGTCATTCACCTGCTGACATGAGATGCCTGCAGGAGTCTGACTTACTTATTGGGGAAGTACTGCCATTTTGGCAGCGTAGGGTGTTTCCCAGTCATCAAGAGCGTCGGTCATTGTCTAAGGATATGGTGACCTTACTTCGTCAGTGGGACTGTTTCGTGGAAAAGGAAGGGGTCCTGTATCGCGGCATTTTCCGTCCTGACGGGAGGGAGGAGCTCCTGCAGTTGATCTTGCCCTCCAGGTTGAAGTGTGAGGTTCTGACTGGGCTACACCAGGAGCATGGACACCAGGGCATTGAGCGTATAACTGAACTGGTCCGGCAGAGATGCTATTGGCCCAGTATGTTCAGAGATGTGGCTCACTGGTGTCAGGAATGTGAGCGGTGTCAGCCTGCAAAAGATGCCCGACCAGTGGCCTCTAGTTTCATGGGACATCTGTTGGCCTCAAGGCCTAATGAAATCTTGGCCATTGATTTTACTGTCCTTGAGCCCTCTAGTTCAGGGTTGGAGCATGTCTTGGTGATGACTGATGTCTTCTGCACGTCCATGATGCACCACTGGGGGAGGGCCAGTTGGTCTATCTCTGCGATTATGGCGTGA